Genomic DNA from Coffea arabica cultivar ET-39 chromosome 7e, Coffea Arabica ET-39 HiFi, whole genome shotgun sequence:
AAGTATCAATGCACAAAATCTTATTGCTATTACATTGTCCTATCAACTAAAACTAGCTACAAATAAATGATGCTTACAAAATGCCTCTGTAAAAAAGAACCGGTAGATGGATTCCAGGGTTGCAATGCTACATCATGCAGTTAGATACAAAAAAGAATGAATCTACCCTTAGAAATCAGGTACCAGCATCCATAAACTGTTCTAGCTGTTGTTGTAGGCGAAAACTGGAAGAACGGGATTTAACTTCCTTCCTTTTTGTTCCCAATATATTATCATGATCTGTATTCTCAATCTTCATCCACGAATGTAATTGTTCAATAAAAATGCATAACTCATTAGATAACGGATCATGTTTATCTCCTGCAACAAACCTGTATGCCCTATTGTTCACATGAAGCAAACTGTACCCAGCGAGTACCTTGGCCCCACTTTTCTTGCCCAACAATCTCATATTGGCAGCATCATACCATAAACCACCAGACGCATACATGTTAGATGCCAGCAAATATCCATCACTACTAGATGGCTCCAATTCAAGAATATGAGCTAAAGCACCAGCCCCAACCTCCCTATTACCAGAGTTCCTACAACCGCTCAAGATTGCACTCCATGCACTAGCGCTAGGCTTTACTGTACAAGgtattttgttgataaaatcCATTGCACTATCAAACTTTCCAGATCGAGCCAACAAGTCCACAAGACACGAATAATGTTCCACCCCAATTTCAACACCATATTCTTGTATCACATTCTCAAAGACAGACAAGCCCTCATCAACCAATCCCCCATGGCTACATGCAGATAACAGAGAAAGGCTTGTTACTAAGTTGGGCTTGAGACCCTGAGATTCCATTTTGGCATGTAAAGCTAAAGCATCACGAGGAAGGCCATTCATACCATATGCTGCAATCATAGCACCCCATGACACAATGTTTTTTTGGGGCATGTATTCAAAAGCTTTTCTTGAAGCCTGTATCGCCCCACATTTGGAATACATATCCAAAACAGCAGTTCCAACTGCAACCTCAAAAGCTAAGCCATGTCGAATAGCAATACCATGAGCAGACTTTGATATGTTCAGATCTGCAAAAAGAGAGCAGGCTTCAATAAGATTCAACATGGTAACTGTGTTAAGATTTTCTTCAATCAGCTTCATCTCTCGGAAAAGAGCAATTGCTTCACCAGGCATGTCCCAGTAAGTGAATGCTGCAATCATTGTGCTCCAAGTGACCGCATCTCGGTGCTTCATCTGACTAAACTGCTTCCATGCAAGACTAATGCAATTGCATTTTGCATATGTATCAATTAAAGAATTTTTGACCAACTCATTTGATTCATAACCTTGTCTAAGTACTTTGGAATGAATCAACTTGCATTGATATGGTAACATAAgatatttgcatacttgaagcAGATTGACAAGGGTTACTTCATCAGCTTCAACTCCTGCCCTTCTCATTGAATCAAATAACAACAGGGCTTCAGAATGCTTCTCACTTTGAACATATCCAGATAGTAGAGCATTCCATGATACCACATTCTTTTGACTCATCTCGCTGAAGGCTTTAAAAGCAGATTCAACATCATCACACTTGGAATAGAAATCAACCAACGAGTTACCTACAAACACATCACATTTCAGGCCTCTCGAAATCGCAAAGCCATGGACCAAATTTCCCATTTCAATGTTCTGTAAATTGGTGCATGCTTTGAGTATAGTTACAGTTATAGGCCCATCCACTTCAATGTGAAACTCAGATACCATTTGCCGGAAGAACTCTAAAGCAACTCTGGCTTCACCATTTTGCACATACCAGCCAATTATTACGCTCCAAGAGATTACATCTCTATGATGCATTTCATTGAAGAGCTTCCGAGCAAGCTCCATCCTGATGTCTGCATACATACATAAAAGGGAGTTCTGAACTGAAGAGATGGCCCAAAACCCGCTACGAACAATATACCCATGAAGTATTTGCCCATCATCAAATAACTGGCGTTCACGACATGCACAAATCACAAGCACCAAAGTGGATATGTTAGGTTTGAATCCTGTAATTTTGGCCTGGAAAAACAAGCCTAACCCCTGCTCAAAAGCACATTGATCAAGGTGTCCATGAATGATTATGTTCCAAGAAACTGAATCTCTGTTCCTCATGCAATCAAAAACATCATTTGCACAACCCAGGGTTCCAGATTTCACGTAAAAATCAATAATAGAATTGCCCAAGGAAGTGAATGAATCAAGTCCCTGTTTAAGCAAAGATGCATGAAAGGACTTGCCATAATCAAAAGATATCGCAGAACATGCTTTGAGAATGGGAGGGAAGACAGAAGGATCAGTCAATTGAACTCCTGCCTCCCTCAATTCACGGTGACAGGAAAGAACCTCTTGCCATCTCCCAGTAGCTGCTAAGTTCTTGATCTTTGAAAAACAGCTGGGGAGTCTTGAAACTGATGAAATGCGCACAGCCATGAATCACTTGCATTATAAGGGCTGCAGGCTCAATAGCTAAAAGATTCAATAGTTAGGTAACTCTACTCCTTCCAGCCAATAGCAAAACATCACAAATCTATGGTAGCATTGGACCTCATAAGTCCTCGCTTTCCACAATGAAGCAACCGATATGTGCATTCTTGGTGACCTCCTGAAACGCAATCTGGCATCCTTTATTTGCAAATGTTACAGCTTCCAGAAATGGCTACACTAAATCCagattcagaaaaaaaaaaaaaaaaaaaaagttaacagCATATAACAAGAAGGGCCCTACAAGTTGTCAACATCTTAAAAAGCCCAGcagatataaaaaaaattcataaattgcttgtAAAATACATGAAACTAAGAAGAAATCCATTAAGGTaaacaaaaatcataaaaattccAAACGAGATCACAAAACAATTTCCTTTCTGTTTTTGATATTTCCTTCCGGTTTTGTGCACATTTCCTACAAATCAAGCCCACTAATGGCATGACCTTTGAATATTTATCCAAATTCAGGTAAATACAGAACTAATCACATTGGAAAAAACAACCCCCTTAATCTAAAGAACAATTTCTGTAGTATATCACTTCCTAAATTCCACTACCAATAtacaataccaaaaaaaaatccaatgaaacaaaatacaaaaaaaataaagaataaaccCAATGAGAATTTTGGCATAAACAATTACAAAGAGAACCCAGTTTCATACTACTCTGCTTCTGTTAccagagagaaagaaaaaaacccAATAGAGATAGTTATCCAGCAGCTATCATTCATTTCAGTTCTCTACTTTACAAGAAAAAAGAGTTGTTTTTCTCGGACCAAACAAACAAACCATGTGAACTTGAGaaggaaacaaagaaaacaatgaAATTTTACTAGAGGGGTTTTACCGGCGACGGAGGCCTCTTCCTGGGAAATGGTCGTAACTCAGAAGAAAGAGCGCCGGCAGTGGCTGTTATAAGAAGCGGCCAGTAACGCCGCTTTGAAATTACGATgactactatttttttttttttttggtgacggTACTGTGGTTGAAGGTTTCCTATTAAAATAGGCTTTCTGGATAAGAAATTCATGTGGAAAATTTGAAGCACTTGGTGATATTGgggaatttcttttcttttcaaatactCAAAATCAAGTTTTTTTACTATGAAGTGGTCTgtcaattttgataaaataagtTGTGTTTATGATTAGTAAGTACTAGGTAATCTGGCTAATTCCTTATATAAGATTATGGATGAAAAGAGAAATCATAAATGTTGTCTGATAAATAGTTTCCTTCACATATGacgtgagatttttttttttttttaaacgttGCCCGCCGGATTAACAACAACAAATGTGTTTAGATTATAGATcatttggaatttttttgttttttgaaaaaatcttataacaatttttttatataatatatgtgaaataaaaaaagtagttcaaaaatatatttataatgcaagtaaataaaattgtgcaaatatCCCTACTCAACAAAAATAATCAAGCTGAATGCAAGCATAAAGAAACGTAAATCAATCAACAACACGTAACCATTCAATTGCTGCTGGCCATATTTACAAGAACTCACATTATAAGGGAAGGAATGTAATAACAGGTTCTAAGTTATGCCAATGAAACATTACAACAGCTTACAAATATGCTCTCTCCTATCCTATGAATATGCCTGACTAATACAAGACATAAATGGAATCTGATCCAGTTCAAAGAGGACAAAAATGCAGAGACGACCCCAACTGGTGGAACTTAGGAAAGTCAACCCCTTCTGTTTAACCGAATAGGGATGAAAGTATACCACGAAATGGGTAATAGCTGCAAGAAGCTCTTCCCAAGGCTAGATTAAAATTAACCATGCCAATGCAAGGCAAAAATGCCAGCACCACAGTAGCAATAATAGCCGGAGATTCCCAAATTTAGCCACAAACACTTCTATGGGTGCCAAAGCTGCTGCACAACTACTGCGTTCTGCCAAAATACCCCCAATTGGTTTCAATGGAAGAACTACTGGGAATTCTGCTTTATGTCTACTGTCCAAACATTACACAGATTTCGCTGTATTTCTGCGCTGGCTTTCTATTGCAAATGTTTCCCCAAACGATCTAGCTTAGTGCACCATCAGTTGGATActctcttcctttctctttGCTTATTTTCAGAGCAGTagaataaaatcacatatcGTGTCATTTGCTTTGTTCATCCTCATATCCAGATGTCTTCCCTGCTCTACCGATTAAAAACAGCTCTGGAAAAGAGTCACTGCTATGGATTTCAAGACCTTGATATGATCGAGCTGCAAAAAACTCAGCTCCAGATTTAGCATCTCTTCTTGACAACAGCTCAGAGTCCTTGTTTTGGAGCAGCAAAGCCTTCTCTGTGACATTTACCAGGGAGAGAACTGCATCCTTTTCCTCCTTCCCCTCTGATAGGACCAAAAATTCAAAGGGACCATTAAATGAGCACAGCCAAGAAAGAAGCGAGACATTTCAAATTAACAGTCACCAGAATAAAGCTACATTTGTCCATTGACTGATcaaatgaggaaaaaaaaatctggttTCCAGAATAAACATATCAGCTCAACTTTATAGGAACGACTTATCATATTATGAACCATTACATGACTTTAAGTTATGAACAGTCACACAAAGAGGGCTAATAGACTAATTCGATCCAAATCGTATACTTTAGAAAATAACCCATCATGAATGATGAGATTTaaaaaacaatgctgaacaggAAACAAAAAAGCAAACATGACGACAAAGAGAATTATATATGTTTGTGTgtgtacacatatatatacacacagaACATCGCAAGCACATTGATGATTACTCAAGTACATCATCAATAACTATCAACACACAAGCATGGAAATAGAAGCATAGCCTTAAAGACTTTAGGTAGTTCACCAATTGGCTTATGTGACCCATATGATAACACAAGCCTTAATTCTGTGTCATCTCCCATCAAGCATCCATGCATAACACAAGTACCttgtttttattgttaattAAACGAGCCTCAAAAGATGTCTTGAACATCACCCTAGAATGGAAATAAAACCGGGTTCATCGGCGCAATATTATATCATGGAACTATGCAAGAAAGAGAGACTCCGATTCTCTAAATTGGAATTGCAATGAAAGTAAATCAAATTCTCATTTGGTTGTCTAGCTTCACAAGAGGGCTAATTCCTCTCATTGGTGCCAGTAGAATATTCAGTGAGTTCAGAGCTAATGAAGTTGCGTAAATTCTATATAATGGTGCACATAAGGTCAGCTGAACAAGAAATTGCCTCACTTGTCATTGTTAAGTATGAATTTGGAAGAACTCTATAGCCTAAAACAAATACCTGGTTCCAATGTTTTTAAAGGAGTTTTTTTTGAGACCTCAAGATAACAGAAGATACCTTGCAATTTAAAATCTTCAACATATCCACcctgaaagaaagaaaaacgtgATCCTGCCTCATCTTCTACTTCTGCAGGCTGGGAAGCAACCACATCCTGAAATTCCATTGAGTAAGCTCCGGTCCACTGACTGCCCCTGCAATAGTGGTTTAACAAGAGTTGATCATCTAGTATTTACAACAAGTTCAAAGGATAATATTATCATTATCAATTCCCAAGCCCGTCGAATTGGTAGAGTCTAGGCTGGAATAATCACCAAATCCAATACCAAAAAGGGATTTTATTTACTTACAGCAAGACTATTTAGAGTGTAAAGGAGGACTTCCAGACCTCAGCCGAATGATCTATTACTATCTCCTGCCCTGAGGTCTGGATAAATTTACTTTATTCAAAACTTAAATAAACTTCGAATCATATAGCAGCGTATCAAAACCATGACGACTGAATGTGAATCAACATATAATCTTAACAATGTCTGCAGACAAATGAGGACAGAATTAAGATGAGACGATACAATATTCACAGTTCAGACACTGAATAATCTAAACTtgagaagaggaaaaaaaaaaaagacaaagtgGATGGCAAGAGACAAGGACTAAAATAGAAACACAAGGGAACTCTAGCTTGCAAAGAGGTTATAGATCAACCAGGTTATAGATCAACCAATCAAGGATCTGAAAAATACAACCACATTTCAGCAACAGGTTTACGTGTATTCCTCTTACAAAGTACTACTAGTTATTTTTCAGGTTTTCTGCTCCTATGACAAAGCTAATTCAATTCAATATTGC
This window encodes:
- the LOC113701940 gene encoding pentatricopeptide repeat-containing protein At2g17210-like, which encodes MAVRISSVSRLPSCFSKIKNLAATGRWQEVLSCHRELREAGVQLTDPSVFPPILKACSAISFDYGKSFHASLLKQGLDSFTSLGNSIIDFYVKSGTLGCANDVFDCMRNRDSVSWNIIIHGHLDQCAFEQGLGLFFQAKITGFKPNISTLVLVICACRERQLFDDGQILHGYIVRSGFWAISSVQNSLLCMYADIRMELARKLFNEMHHRDVISWSVIIGWYVQNGEARVALEFFRQMVSEFHIEVDGPITVTILKACTNLQNIEMGNLVHGFAISRGLKCDVFVGNSLVDFYSKCDDVESAFKAFSEMSQKNVVSWNALLSGYVQSEKHSEALLLFDSMRRAGVEADEVTLVNLLQVCKYLMLPYQCKLIHSKVLRQGYESNELVKNSLIDTYAKCNCISLAWKQFSQMKHRDAVTWSTMIAAFTYWDMPGEAIALFREMKLIEENLNTVTMLNLIEACSLFADLNISKSAHGIAIRHGLAFEVAVGTAVLDMYSKCGAIQASRKAFEYMPQKNIVSWGAMIAAYGMNGLPRDALALHAKMESQGLKPNLVTSLSLLSACSHGGLVDEGLSVFENVIQEYGVEIGVEHYSCLVDLLARSGKFDSAMDFINKIPCTVKPSASAWSAILSGCRNSGNREVGAGALAHILELEPSSSDGYLLASNMYASGGLWYDAANMRLLGKKSGAKVLAGYSLLHVNNRAYRFVAGDKHDPLSNELCIFIEQLHSWMKIENTDHDNILGTKRKEVKSRSSSFRLQQQLEQFMDAGT